Sequence from the Megalops cyprinoides isolate fMegCyp1 chromosome 9, fMegCyp1.pri, whole genome shotgun sequence genome:
GGTGACTTGTGCTTGGAAGGTCAAAATGTCTTAACTTAAGTACTTCAGAAAAATCAAACTGCGTTATCTGAATATTGTGTTTGATGATTATTTTCATCTGTATGTCACATTTTCACTGACCAACACCATCAACTACCTCTCAAACTGTGCTCAGGAAACCCCATGTGAATCAGTCATTAGCATAAGTGTGAAATTTCATTATGGAGAAAGTGTGCGCCCTATCGAAAACCACTGTTCCAGGACAGTGAATTAAAAGTACGCTTTGTAACAACGATGAttatgttgttgtgttgttgtgtgtaaTCTTTGTGGTAATAATAATCATAGCCTGTTTCTGTATCGGTCTCCTCCAGTTCCACCCTCGATCCCTGTGTGTTCCATGACTGGAAAGCCGGTGCTGAAGGGAAACGTTACTCTGAGCTGTCATTCGGACGCAGGGAAACCCGTCCCACAGTACAAGTGGACCAGGAGCACGCCGGTGTCCGAGGTCTTCTTCTCTCCAATGCAGAGTGAGTCCTCCTCGTTTCCACACGTGGTGTTCTTACCAGTGTCCGCACAGCAGGTCTGACCTTCTGCTAATCGCCATctctacccacaatgcccctctgCTCTCACTGCGAGTTCCATCTGCTTCGTTAACAGCCTGATGAGGCCGCACGCGGTGAGGTGACAAATGAGTTTCTCCTTCAGTCCTCCTCCATGTAATGTCCAGGATGTGACTCTGCATGTTAAACAATGACAAGGTGACTCCAAAACAAAATCGTGTGCAAGTCACGCCCCACACCATGCTTAACAGTTATTAAACAGTCATTAAAcgctgcagcaacagcagattATCAGCAAGAACTGTTCATTAGAAAAATGGTCTTTGATTGATTGATCCCAGCAAATGGTTATGTTTGAAGCACAGTTAGGTTTGAAGCAGGCCTGCTTTTGGGGATGCCAGATTGGAAACCACAGATTCCTCATATCTGTCCACTGAAGGTTAAATCACAGCTTCCAaatttgtgtcatttctttcTGAACCCCCATCACTCTGTCATTCCCCTCCTCTGTCCTTCCCCTGTGGGCTGGGTCTTAACTCGGACAGATTGGATGGCTGttgataaaaaaggaaaaaagcgCATGGAATCATTTGTGGGATTATTAAGATTCATTTGTCTCTGACAGAAGAGCACagtcttttatattttttgttttttattgatgcCAAAGGGAACAGAGACGGCGTAGTGCATCTTTCATAGTGATCACAGTGGGAGACGCTCAATCAATCTCTCGCAGCAATCTTTTCACAGTTTACTGTAAAAAAAGTGATAATcatagcagcagcagccataGTAACAGTAGTGATTGTGTGAGTTAGTGACCAGGAGTGTTGGTGTTATACATAAAAAATAGAATGTTCTAATTTTTTAAGACATAACCTGCCCTGTGACTGCTTATACCACATACTACAGTCACTACTGAGGTCATCATCATCTGTGAATGTAAAAGCTGTTCATTTAAAAGACCTCCTCAAGAgaaccaataataataataataataatgcattttgcatttaatcaACGTTGGGCTACCCGCTGCTCTAGGTGCTACAGTACCAGGCTTGTTCTAAGATTGcagcactgaaataaaactggGAAATAATGGCTAATAACAGATACAACAGgaatatgttaaaatgtgcttGACCGGTGACTCTGAGTTTGCTCAGTCATCACCGATTCATTTTACTGTGTGCTATAATTACAGTGTTCCTAATGGCTATTTACTTGataacattatattataattataagaTATAATTGAGTTATAATTGAGTTTATATAGAAATAATCAGGTTGTTCTGGAGGAAACAAGAATATTTCTGCCAGCTATTCATATATTTAGTGTGTGATTATACGCTCTGTTTGTGGAACTGATACAATCTACCTATGTCACATAGCAACAAAACAGTTTCATTTAAGCAGGTTAAAAATTAATGTCGTTGTAATTTCTAGTTTCCTCCTTATTTTAATTCCCTGTTGTTGCAACATTTAAGACTAATGCAATCCATGCCACCAATCCCATCATTTTCTCCCTGAGCCTGTCCCACCTTCTCCTCTGTTTCCATCTTTCattggctgtctgtctctgtcactcttctctcctgtgtgcTGGCAGAGTGGAGAGCCTGTCCACAACCCGTGCTTGTACTGGGGTACCTTGGTAAGGGACtgactcccctcccccaccctctagAGCCCAATCTCACACGCCGTGTGAGCCAGACTAAACCTCTTTTGTTTAGGGGTACATACCCATGTAGTGGAGAGAACCACAACAGCTGTGGAGCTGTAGTTTGACATCCACAGGGCTGTTGTTGTATAGGTTGTGTACTAGACTGAGCCCATTTATGAAAGCATGCTTTTCAGAATTGCTTGCTTTCCATGTGGTAAAATTAAGGTTGAGCTTGAGCAATTGCATTCATTGGGCAGACGCTATTATGCATAGCTACTTCCAGCACATAATAACAGAAGCGgatccattcaagctgaatgagtgacagtgtgagatCAGGCCAACGGCACTCTCAGATCAGCGACTGTGAGCGTAACACcgttcattacattacataaactGAGTCGTAAACTGCTGGATGGGTTCAAGTGTCTCCCAGCGTCCGTGTTAGCGAGAACCGCGGTCCTGCACGTATAGCCTCGGAGAGGATGGAAGGCCATTAAAGGCTGAAGACTCTAAATCAGTCCCTGCTCCGGGTTTGAGAGCTACTGGGTAATCTTCTGCTGTCAGGGCATGCAGCCTAAGCGCCTCTGAGTTTATAATGTGTGGCAGTGTGAAGATGGCATGGCAATGAGGGCATCAGTTGCATGGTCACAGCTGCAAAGGTAGGTAGGCCACTAGAAAAATCCATCAAGATAAGGCAAGTAGTATACTGTTGCCTCAGTAGAGTTTAGCATTCAAAATCTGTTTGAATGAGTAGTTGTCTTGTGTGAATCTTACTTCCACTTCCTTGAGCCCTTTCCTGCCCCCTCCCTATAGCTGTGCCCCCCCCTGTCTCGTTGCTgtcacagcagcagacacagggagacattacattacattactgatatttagcagatactcttatctagagcgactttCGTATGTTAGTCGCTCTAgatatgtttttacatgttgtccatttatatagctggcgATTTACTGAGGGAGCTGTgagttaagtacattgcccaaagggtacagcagcattgccccaacagggaatcgaaccagcagccttttggttataagctctgctccttacagctatgctacactgccacccacttgCCACAGATCACCTGGCAGAACAATGAACAACTCCTGCAAATCTCACTCTCCAGAGCAGGcaccctgcctctctccagcTGCCCTGGATACTTACTTTACCCGagaactgaaataaaaccacaatTTCTAATCTCTCCACAGCGCTCATTTATCTGGCATTAGCACCCTTTGACCTATCTTGGCAAAGATGCTACCAACCAACGTTTTAAATTTATCCAGGGTGATGTTCTGTGGTTGTTGTAGAAATTTTCAATACAAATTAATATGaatacaataattaaaaaataataaaaatacatagtAAATCCTGATATTATGTATTGTCTTTTTAGACAATTTCTAAATAGGTGAATATGTGAATGTCTATAGGAGCTTAATTTTGTAGTAGTTGAATTTACCCATGTCTTTATGTTGTACATTGTGTACTGTGTGACAAagatatttctgtttcagattTGTTACAAGCTTCAGACTTATCATCGTCATGACCACATTTTGGCATTACTCATGTGACCAACAATCTTAAATTATACTACTTATCTCATGCACATTTCaccaacagaaatattttttcatatgtcTTAGTTATTATAGCTCTAGATCCTGTAAACTTGTGTATTTCACATTCAGTATTAACAACACAGGTAATTATGAGCCCCTTAATAATCATAACTATAACTTATAAGTAGAAGAATGTAGGCATGGATTTTTCATAGTTTTGCTATCAGTGGTTTCCTTCACAAATGTAGAGAATTTGGTGTGTGATTGTTGACCTGTACAATACGAGTTGTAGGACCCGTGctttgaaaagggaaaaaacaaagctcGACCTGTTCAGCTGGGTCAttctgcactcacacaaacccaAGGCATGTCCCTCAGGCTCCGCCCACACCACAGACCAATCAGCATCGCACTGGCAGCAGCTGATGTCCAATCAAAGTCATCCAGCAAGAGACAGTTCAGACAGCGTTCTGATGTCAGTGTAGATAAAAGTCATCTGAGTAGCCATTGTTCAGAGCAGCAGGATTGTGTGACTGCTTTGAGAATGTATGACCGCAGTGTGTGGGATGTCATGCTTAATGCACAGGGTTAAAGCAAtgcttctgagcagtggaatgGAGTGTTCGATTGTTTGCCATGGCCTGTGCTGTTTCCCTTGTTCACTGTTCAAGCAGGCTTTACCGTACACATGTCAGCaagaatacatttgaaaaacatcAAGTTAGGCCTATAATGGAGTTTTACTAACTTCAGTTTGATAACtgcttttttctgcagtgttacATGCTACAACAAACTCCCATTGCTGGCTCTTACAGACCTGTGGTAGCTTGTGAAGCTAATGTCTGGATTCCAACAATTCATATGAAGTTGTCCATATACCAGTATATCAAAGTCATAAATCCTTTTGCAAGTAGTATGTAAGTAGTATGTTACTAGTACGTAACAACACATTGTTAACAGCAACCACATATTAAAAAGTTGTAGTTGTGTGGCTTGTGCAATTTACAGAGGTTATCTGAATaccccctgccctctccctcaTCCTGACAGTAACTCCAGCCTGAACTCTCCCCCTTACTGTAAATCAAACCCTTAGCCTCACCCCAACCGTAAATCTAACCACACACCTCCCCTGAACCGAGACTCACCCTTTATGCAATTGCACAACTTACGCAACGATGTGAAGCTGCCAGCCAGTTATATAGCAACCCCCTGTGGTTACATAGGACTTGCATATTTAACTGCAGTCTAACAAAGGTGAATGGCGACCCGGTATGAACTGTGACCGATGGCTTTGATCCCACCCAGGCTGACGGTAGCCGCGGTGTGTTATAAAAGGTGCGGTGGAGAGTTAGCTTGAGGACAATGCCTCCTGTTTCCTTACAGATGAGAAGCAGGGAACTCTCCGGCTGAGCAACCTCACTCAGAACATGTCGGGGAAATACGTGTGCAGAGCCAGCAACACGGCGGGATCGGAGAGCTGCTACATCAACCTGGAGGTGTCTGCATGTGCGTGCGCtgttacgttacgttacattgtcgtcatttagcagatcctcttatccagagtgacttacagaggttacagctttttacgttatccatttatacagctggatatttattgaggcaattctgggttaagtactttgcccaagggtacagcagcagtgcccccaatggggaattgaaccagcaacctttccgttgtgagccctgctccttaccgctatgctacactgccgccctgccCCCTACTGCTGTCCCCTCTGTGCTAAGCACAGATCTCCTGCACTCCAGGAGAGCCTGTGGGAAATCTACCGGTATGATATCCTGTGGTCATTAAACAGTCACGGAACATTACCTTTACAACCTCCCTGGCTTATACATAAAGTACTAAAGGTCATGTGTGACCAGTGACACTGGCACCTAAAGTCACTGCTGTTTGCCAccaaagtaaaacattttaaaaagtattttctcCTACTTCCTGCTGTGCCATCAGAGTAGCCCAGTGTCAAGTGAATTTCTCTAGAATACGTTTAATAATCTTTGAGAGGCATACATTTATCGTagaaaatgtcattgaaatgtCATGGAAGTTAAGTAATTTATATAGGAGCCGTGTATCTATTAATTTTATAGCACACCTCAGAACATACTGAAGTTTAAAACAGATGTGAATTCAATGAGAGGTTGGAAGGTTAGCTGCTGTGATCTGTAGAAATGGTCCTGTTGAGCATCAGTGACTGTGTTCTGCCTCCGACCGCACAGCGACCAACGCGGGTGTGATTGCCGGGGCCACCGTGGGCTCGGTCGTGGGCTTCGTGGCCATCGTGCTGTTCCTGGTCTTCAtcctgaggaggaggagggacacGGAGGAGGACATGGCCAATGATATCAAGTGAGAATCTTTGTGTTTATCCCCGAGCCGGGCGCATAATCCTGAGAGATGGGGGCTGGCATGGGAGCTTCGGTCTGTCTTATCCCTGCGTGCGTGTGcctgggtgtgcatgtgtgtgtgcctgggtgtgtgtgtgtgtgtgtgtgtgcctgggtgggtgtgtgtgtgtgcctgggtgtgtgtgtgtgtgcctgggtgtgtgtgtgtgtgtgtgtgcctgggtatgtgtgtgtgtgtgtgtgtgcctgggtatgtgtgtgcctgggtgggtgtgtgtgtgtgtgtgcctgggtgtgcatgtgtgtgcctgggtgtgcgtgtgtgtgcctgggtgtgtgtatgtgtgcctgggtgtgtgtgtgtgtgtgtgtgtctgggtatgtgtgtgcctgggtgggtgtgtgtgtgtgtgtgtgtgcctgggtgtgcgtgtgtgtgcctgggtaTGCGTGTGTGATTTATTGTATCTTATCCCTCTGTGAGTCACAGCAGTGTTGCTATCAACTAAAAACGGGATAATGGATAATTCcaccatacccccccccccccacacacacacacacacacacacacacacacacattatccaCATATTACCACATTGCCATGTAATGCCAGGAGATGAGAGGCCATGAGTGAAAAGCAATTATGTTTTAATGACTGGGATTATGCAATATGTAactttcatttctgaatgttcTGCACATCTCTGAGTGCTATTATTAGCACATGACTGTACTTCATCTTCTTCTATTTTAAGAATAGTTACTAGCGTGATGGTGGTAATAATAACAGAAGCAATGAAATGagcattataataataatacaataaatactgcTGTTGTTATTTGTAATAGCCGTTACTGCTGTTACACAGACGATGTGTCTGCTACTGCTGTTATTGCCATTACTGCTATTACACAGACGATGTgtctgttactgctgttactgctgttacacaGACGATGTGTCTGTTACAGGGAGGACGCTCAGGCTCCTAAGCGAGTCTCGTGGGCAAAGAGCGGCACGGGCTCAGACATCATCTCCAAAAATGGCACCTTGTCCTCCATCGCCACCAGCCCGCCCCTCCAGGACCtgcactcccacccccacccgcacAACCACTACCCCCACCACCCCGCCTCCGACACCATCTCCATCACCACGGCGACAGGGAGCACCACCGGCTTCCACCTGCGGCCGGGTGAGCCCAACCCACTGCAGGGTCTGCCCGGGTACAACGGCCCCGGCAGCAAGGCCCGCGGCCCCCCCGGCCACCCCGGCCACCTCACCCCCAACAGCAGCACTCTGCGCAGGACTGAGGGGGCTCAGCCCCAGGCCGCACGCCCGCCCCCCAACCCTGCCACCATGACAGCGTCCAACCTAACTCGGATGGGTGCAGTGCCCGTCATGGTGCCCGCCCAGAACCAGGCGGGATCGCTGGTGTAGGGGCACTGCTGGGGTAGCGGCACAGGGGTCCCCTGCAGACTGATGCATAGATCCACTCAGCAGAGAGCTTCTGAGCAAAGGGGGAGCGTGTTGAGGAAAGATGGCTGACACCCCAGGGGAGTGAAAAAAGGAAGTTAGCTCTTCAGACCGTACAGCAACAAGCAATGTTGCAGTGGTGGAATTTACATTATCAAAGTATATATAAAcgatttgtattgttttttatatTCAAGATGTactaaaatgtaatatgtatttaataCTGTATTGCAGTATCTTTTTACATAATgtattatgtttgtttttgtttgcagctgtttatttttttacaagctGAATTCTGGTTTTGTAATTAATGCAGTCATTCTCACAGGGCTGGGAACGCCTTTACCGATAAACTCTCAGGCCCAGATTCTCTGACCCAATCCCGCTGTGGCCTGTCCTCATCTCTGAGCTGTGGCTTAACCAACGGTGTTCTCTTATGGTCCTTACACAACACtggagctcagtgtgtgtgtgtgtgtgtgtgtgtgtgtgtgtgtgtgtatgtgtgtgtgtgcgtgcgtgtgtgtatgtgtgtgcatgtgtgcatgtgtgtatgtgtgtatggctgtatgtgtgtatgtgtgtatgtatgtatgtatgtgtgtgtgtgtgtgtgtgtgtgtgtgtgtgtgtgtgtgtgtgtgtgtgtgtgtgtgtgtgcatgtgtgtatgtatgtgtgcatgtgtgtatgtatgtgtgcatgtgtgtgtgtgtgtgtgtgtgtgtgtgtgtgtgtgtgtgtgtgtgtgtgtgtgtgcgcatgtgtgaagctaaaaaagagaaaaaaggatcATTTGTTTAATTCCAACAGTCAGAGTTAAGGACAGAGCACACAGTGGTTAGATTGGAGAGAAATTTCAGTCACATTAGGTTTTGAAAACTCAACATTCTGTTTCTGAAACACAAgattctgaaatgaaacagaatgtgaTGTTCAGCTGACAGTGTTCCGATGTCTGGCTCCGCACACAGGCTGAAAAAATCGAGAAGAACTGAGAAGCATCGAGAAGCATCGAGAAAACGCCTCTGTATGTCAGACTTGCACTTTCATCCTTGCAATGTGgaatttgcttttcttttaaactgGGAAATGTCAGCTGAAACCCACAGCTTGTGCCCACAAGCATCACTGACATTTGGCCTTTTCCGTCTAATTACAATTCACTTTTTTCAACAAGGTttgagaaattaaataaaaatagcataCAAATAATACAGCACTCCTGGACACAAAGTTGTGGACCAAGcacattgcatttgcattgaaCAGAGGCCCAAGGAAAttactgtaaatacagtatgtatccATTTCTCCTGAAAACCTAaagttaaaaatacacatgcttCACACAGGTGCTCTGTAATTAGGCAGAGGCCAGACATGATTACATTTCACATCCTCTGTACAGTCAGAAGATTAAGCTCCCTGAAGGTCATCACTTTTTCTGACTGCCTGCCAGAGCTTAGTAGACTATTAAAATACCCATCATATGCCTTTAAAAAACTGTGGCAGtcttttctgcatttcagctgttgtttttgagCAAAGTCCTATGCTATGTTCAGGAATTGACCTTAGTctaatatgtacaatatatctAAGATATCAATATTTGTTTGTAGCTTCAGTTTTAGAACTGGTATTTATTTCTGGACACTGCCATTGGTGTGTATTCGGTAGCGAGCATACTCCTTGACTAACTCTGCAGTTATAAAATAGCATTTCAGTACCAATGAGAGTGTAATTGGTATATACTACACAATGAAATTGTGGCTTACGTTTGATTTTAATTATAcaaacatttggaaatgaaattgaTATTGTACTCTACTTTAAATCAAAAACGTAGATGTATCCATGGGTTAGACATTTGTGTGATTATTTTGTATGTAAGAGGGACGTCTTCTGTCCACTGATCGATACGCTTTCATTTATAAGTGggtcagtttttatttaatcaagtCCTAACAAACAGATGGTCACACCAGCAGCCATTAGGGGTCATTTGATGTGGTGAAAATACTGGACGTGTTTTGTCTTTAAACAAGCCCATTGAGTGTAAAACTGCTATGTCATTAGAATAGAAAGGGGCTTTAAAGCCCATATCTTAAACACAACGTATAATAGCCTGAATCACATACATTTATGGTATCCTAAGATAAGAAAAGCATAGAATTCATTCAATTAATACTGTGCTGTGAAAGTACATGTCAATACAGCAATTATATGCAATTACATGCTTATGCATACAGTGCACTAAAATGTACACTCTTGCAGTGGAAGCATGACCTTGAGGGGTTAGAGCTCAGAAATGTAGAACTGCCTGCGATTGCATGTGGAGCGAGAAATAGGAGACTTCCATTGATTTGAAACTCATGAAATTAGACTCCAAAGGACAAGTTagtcagcagaaaaaaatagagaCACACTGgttattctgttttttataaTGAGTGTGGTTACTGTAACACAGATAATCATATTTCCAGATTACTGATTGTTTGAGTCTGTATTGATTATGAATATGATTATGATTGTTTCACTTTCACTgtcctttacaaaaaaaaaaacaataggacAAGCCACTTCCATCCAGGATTTTGTCAGTGAACTGCAGGGGTCTGGGGTAAAGCTTTTTGGATATTTATGAAGGACAGAGACTGCAACTCATTCCAGCAGGAGGGTGTCTCCTAACCATACAGATTCTAAAGAAATGATTTTGGACATTGAAAGGGATATTATTGTAGAAAACAATTCTAAACTCCATATCACAGTCATTAGATACTTTTATAAGAATTTACCtgtaaattgtatattttgttatacctggataatgtttttttcccctaaacaCTGAACAGCATCATCTTGTGTATTGGTATGTTGTAATCTGTGTAGGTCCATGATAAAATGCAGACTGACGAAAAATAATTTTAGGAAGGTGCTGCCCTATTTAttctaaatgtaaaacatgGATAGAATGAAGAGAAGTACATAAACACTGAATGAGAAGGTTCATTGACCATTTTCTGTTTATGAGAATCCATTTCAtccatatatattcatatactCACAGCTcactttttattgatttgtctCTGTaagataaacaaaaatgttcagttaaTAATCATCAATTTATATGTTCAATCAATACACAAAAATGTTCAGCTAATAATCATTAATTTATATGTTCAATCAATACTTCTAACATGTTCATATGCAATGGCCATGAAATTCTTGACgttttatgtttatgaaattACAAATATTCAATCATGCTTTGTAAgttttttattcaataaaaataactgtaaatatgcCGACTAGTGTCgtaccttgattttttttttccggtgAGAAGACAGCAATACCACATGTGTCCACAAGGGAGCAGTACTGTAGAAGAAATCGCCTCCATGTTTTAGCCTTTTGTCTTGAGACAGTAGCTTTGTGTAATGCTGCAGTAGCAAGATGCGTGTTGAAAAATTGAACAGTCTTGCAAGTTtaagcaaaaaatgaaattaaaaaataaaaagtcaagaaaattcaaacaaaaataccattttCCTAAAAGTCCTTAAATAATCATGTGTTGCCTACTTGCTTCCTACCAAGTAAAATAATCCAACTGTGAATTAATTTCTAAACTGAATTTAGAGATTGACTTGCAGGTCATGTGACTTTTCCTTTGTGATGCACAGGTGTGTCATAATGCTTCatgaataattttttaatgGTTCAAAGAGGTTGAATTTGATTATAACAGACAGTCTGTCAATCATTCATGCCAACCATTAATTGGTAAGGGCAGCAAAAACCTTGTTTGCACACTAATACAGTTTACCACAGATTTCATATAGTCAGTCTTCAggtataaatgaaatatatctgtttctgcataaaaataaagctgaatcAATCCGTTTTCCCTCATACAATGCACATTAAATGATGCATACAGCTTCACGCAATGTTTTAACATGCCAAGCACAAACCCTTGGGGTTTAGAGGTGCAACAAAATATTCTACATTTTTA
This genomic interval carries:
- the esamb gene encoding endothelial cell-selective adhesion molecule isoform X1: MLPTPPTFSSPLGFTVNSVFSLTFEVTAAAARDSYVEITLILRRIVLSARRGVRAAHTDGACWAMEMVTSGKLSTLLSLTLLWAFPGDSQRVEMPRKDMEVIEGQMVVLQAWYSPTSNIEQNSVIWNFMANDTKQVITYSAGQIGIGSSEFKKRVRFAVTMPSTNLSIIINNTQESDSGRYLCNVIVPGESGLSGELSLTVKVPPSIPVCSMTGKPVLKGNVTLSCHSDAGKPVPQYKWTRSTPVSEVFFSPMQNEKQGTLRLSNLTQNMSGKYVCRASNTAGSESCYINLEVSASTNAGVIAGATVGSVVGFVAIVLFLVFILRRRRDTEEDMANDIKEDAQAPKRVSWAKSGTGSDIISKNGTLSSIATSPPLQDLHSHPHPHNHYPHHPASDTISITTATGSTTGFHLRPGEPNPLQGLPGYNGPGSKARGPPGHPGHLTPNSSTLRRTEGAQPQAARPPPNPATMTASNLTRMGAVPVMVPAQNQAGSLV
- the esamb gene encoding endothelial cell-selective adhesion molecule isoform X2, with product MPRKDMEVIEGQMVVLQAWYSPTSNIEQNSVIWNFMANDTKQVITYSAGQIGIGSSEFKKRVRFAVTMPSTNLSIIINNTQESDSGRYLCNVIVPGESGLSGELSLTVKVPPSIPVCSMTGKPVLKGNVTLSCHSDAGKPVPQYKWTRSTPVSEVFFSPMQNEKQGTLRLSNLTQNMSGKYVCRASNTAGSESCYINLEVSASTNAGVIAGATVGSVVGFVAIVLFLVFILRRRRDTEEDMANDIKEDAQAPKRVSWAKSGTGSDIISKNGTLSSIATSPPLQDLHSHPHPHNHYPHHPASDTISITTATGSTTGFHLRPGEPNPLQGLPGYNGPGSKARGPPGHPGHLTPNSSTLRRTEGAQPQAARPPPNPATMTASNLTRMGAVPVMVPAQNQAGSLV